In the Sarcophilus harrisii chromosome 1, mSarHar1.11, whole genome shotgun sequence genome, one interval contains:
- the CRYBB2 gene encoding beta-crystallin B2: MASDYQTQSSKPQPLNPKIVIFEQENFQGRSHELSGPCSNLKETGMEKAASILVQSGPWVGYEQANCKGEQFVFEKGEYPRWDSWTNSRRTDALSSLRPIKVDSQEHKIILYENPNFTGKKIEIIDDDVPSFHAHGYQEKVSSVRVQSGTWVGYQYPGYRGFQYLFEKGEYKDSSDFGAPHPQVQSVRRIRDMQWHQRGAFHPTN; encoded by the exons ATGGCGTCAGACTACCAGACTCAGTCCTCTAAACCGCAGCCCCTCAATCCCAAG ATTGTCATCTTTGAGCAGGAAAACTTCCAGGGCCGCTCCCATGAGCTGAGTGGGCCATGTTCCAATCTAAAGGAGACTGGGATGGAGAAGGCGGCCTCCATTCTTGTGCAGTCAGGACC CTGGGTCGGGTACGAACAGGCCAATTGCAAAGGAGAGCAGTTTGTGTTTGAGAAAGGTGAGTACCCTCGATGGGACTCTTGGACCAACAGCCGCCGGACTGATGCACTCAGCTCACTGAGACCCATCAAAGTG GACAGCCAGGAGCATAAAATCATCCTTTATGAAAATCCTAACTTTACTGGGAAGAAGATTGAGATCATTGATGACGATGTGCCCAGTTTCCATGCCCATGGCTACCAGGAGAAAGTATCATCTGTGAGGGTACAGAGTGGAAC GTGGGTGGGCTACCAATATCCAGGTTACCGAGGCTTCCAGTACCTATTTGAGAAGGGGGAATACAAGGACAGCAGTGATTTTGGGGCTCCCCATCCCCAGGTTCAGTCTGTCAGGCGCATACGGGATATGCAATGGCATCAGCGAGGTGCCTTCCACCCAACCAACTAG
- the LOC100933712 gene encoding beta-crystallin B3, which translates to MMEQQSVPEQAAAGKSHGGLGGTFKVSVYEMENFQGKKCDFSTECPNLTENLLEKVGSIQVESGPWLAFERCAFRGEQFVLEKGDYPRWDAWSNSHHSDSLLSLRPLQIDSPDHKIHLFENPAYSGRKMEIVDDDVPSLWAHGFQDRVASIRVINGTWVGYEFPGYRGRQYVFERGEYRHWNEWDANQPQIQSVRRIRDRKWHKRGCFLSS; encoded by the exons ATGATGGAGCAGCAAAGTGTCCCAGAGCAGGCGGCTGCTGGGAAAAGCCATGGAGGCTTAGGGGGCACCTTCAAG GTCTCGGTCTATGAGATGGAGAACTTCCAAGGAAAGAAGTGTGATTTCTCCACCGAGTGCCCCAACTTGACTGAGAATCTGCTGGAGAAAGTGGGCTCCATTCAGGTGGAGTCTGGCCC GTGGTTGGCATTTGAACGCTGCGCCTTCCGGGGAGAGCAATTTGTCCTTGAGAAGGGCGACTACCCCAGGTGGGACGCCTGGTCCAACAGCCATCACAGCGACAGCCTCCTCTCCCTTAGGCCCCTGCAGATT GACAgcccagatcacaaaatccatcTGTTTGAGAATCCCGCGTACAGCGGCCGCAAGATGGAGATTGTCGATGATGACGTTCCTAGCCTGTGGGCTCACGGCTTCCAGGATCGGGTGGCCAGCATCAGAGTTATCAATGGAAC GTGGGTAGGATATGAATTTCCTGGCTACAGAGGGCGTCAGTATGTCTTCGAGCGAGGAGAGTACCGTCACTGGAACGAGTGGGATGCCAACCAACCCCAAATCCAGTCCGTCCGGCGCATCCGTGATCGCAAGTGGCACAAACGCGGCTGCTTCCTGAGTAGCTGA